The Gloeomargarita sp. SKYB120 region GATCATCCGTCTGCTGGGGATACGACACTGCCGGACGCTGCAACAGATGCAAAACCACTCCCAACTCCTGAGCCACCGTCTGTTTAATATCCTCACCCCCAGGCGCACCAGACGCCTTGGCAATGACCTGGGTAATCCCCCACGTTTGCCAGAGAGCGCGTTCCATTTCTCGACTGACTGGTGGCCACAAAGCAATAATGTTTTGGGGGGCAAATCCCACGTCTAAAGCCGTTGTCAATGCCACAGGGTCAGGTAAGATGCGTACAAACCAAGTGTGCGCTCCCCAGTAGGGTTTTAAGCGGGGCAATTGCCGGTATCCGAGCGTGACTAAAATTCGTTCGCAACCGAAATGATAAGTGGTGAATAATTCATCTAAATCCCGCCAGTACAGACAGAAAGGAGAGTCACTCCTGATAGATGGACGCTCGTAACGCAAATAGGGTAAAT contains the following coding sequences:
- the cobK gene encoding precorrin-6A reductase; translation: MACLGSTYPCVITVTTDRAKQLYSDTSLRVVVTCLTPANISAFLQTYQITRILDMSHPHAAVISQLAIQCSEQYHLPYLRYERPSIRSDSPFCLYWRDLDELFTTYHFGCERILVTLGYRQLPRLKPYWGAHTWFVRILPDPVALTTALDVGFAPQNIIALWPPVSREMERALWQTWGITQVIAKASGAPGGEDIKQTVAQELGVVLHLLQRPAVSYPQQTDD